A region from the Pyrinomonadaceae bacterium genome encodes:
- a CDS encoding toll/interleukin-1 receptor domain-containing protein: MNDSDFKYWAFISYSHADEEWAKWLHKSIETYRVPRKIVGRETAQGPISKRLFPVFRDREELPGASDLGGKLQDALTKSRSLIVICSPKSAVSKWVNEEVKTYKSFGHTGRVFCLITDGEPNAAPDSGLLECFPPAVRFRVTPDGQVTTEPAEPIAADARPGKDGKTNALLKLLSGVMGVGYDELRRRERQRQRQRRMRFAALGVLALFLMAIGYVAVADAGLNLPASARIRRALDRNEASVLRPTRSNAEIRQGASTMRYELAQALKRGQTAKGGIPSSLNPAAKPSFEYWSNGQALTAVFATPELSDADARQVLKGFEEHFEAGSTIEGRDGRKYGWIAHPREKRTQAEPAIWTVAALATALGRPGLLTGQDRERALRRLAYAQESLRIYRPLENGGWNMFPNQEEPALNNVYTTTLALLALLETRKANLPWEGSVEKRDQLLKATAQWLADEYDDKASPAGWHAKSETHTAAIDGLTLQIYGELLRAEAEAGFVLPARIANQIPEYLAKCVERDLNFPSDSGEFAAIFTDHLGQTYMAREALGFLWYPWAMNSAQLWLLRAEKLGAPKEDQVRVRRALGHLVNGLGNDAVSKYKSEWTFQAAETLYGLSAIPPQ, translated from the coding sequence ATGAACGATTCGGATTTCAAATACTGGGCCTTCATCAGCTACAGCCACGCCGATGAAGAGTGGGCGAAGTGGCTGCACAAGTCGATCGAGACTTATCGCGTGCCGCGCAAGATCGTTGGCCGCGAAACTGCGCAGGGTCCAATTTCGAAACGGCTTTTCCCTGTGTTTCGTGATCGGGAGGAGCTGCCTGGCGCGTCCGACCTCGGTGGCAAGCTGCAGGACGCGCTTACGAAATCGCGTTCGTTGATCGTCATCTGCTCACCCAAGTCCGCAGTTTCAAAATGGGTGAATGAAGAGGTGAAGACCTATAAGTCATTCGGGCACACGGGCCGGGTCTTCTGTCTGATTACTGACGGTGAACCGAACGCGGCGCCGGACAGCGGGCTGCTCGAATGTTTTCCGCCGGCAGTTCGGTTTCGGGTAACGCCCGACGGCCAGGTCACAACCGAACCGGCCGAGCCGATCGCCGCGGACGCGCGTCCCGGCAAAGATGGAAAAACAAATGCGCTGTTGAAGCTGCTCTCCGGCGTGATGGGTGTCGGGTACGACGAATTGCGCCGCCGTGAACGTCAACGCCAGCGTCAGCGGCGGATGCGTTTTGCGGCTCTCGGTGTCTTAGCGCTGTTTTTGATGGCCATCGGTTACGTGGCCGTGGCTGATGCGGGTCTGAATCTTCCCGCCAGCGCGCGCATCCGCAGGGCCCTGGATCGAAACGAAGCTTCGGTATTGCGACCCACGCGAAGCAATGCTGAGATTCGCCAAGGGGCTTCCACAATGCGATACGAGCTGGCTCAAGCGCTGAAGCGTGGTCAGACTGCGAAGGGTGGAATTCCTTCCAGTCTCAACCCTGCGGCAAAACCGTCATTCGAATATTGGTCGAATGGTCAGGCGTTGACCGCGGTATTTGCGACGCCGGAACTTTCTGACGCGGACGCGCGGCAAGTTCTCAAAGGCTTTGAGGAACATTTCGAAGCCGGGTCGACAATCGAAGGTAGAGATGGACGGAAGTATGGCTGGATCGCGCACCCAAGAGAAAAGCGGACGCAGGCTGAGCCGGCCATCTGGACCGTTGCCGCTTTGGCCACAGCACTTGGGCGTCCAGGGTTGTTGACGGGACAAGACCGCGAGCGTGCATTGAGGCGACTCGCGTATGCGCAGGAGTCTCTAAGAATTTATCGGCCGCTTGAGAATGGCGGCTGGAACATGTTTCCGAATCAGGAAGAGCCAGCTCTCAATAACGTTTACACCACGACCCTTGCTTTGCTGGCTTTGCTGGAAACGAGAAAAGCGAATCTCCCCTGGGAAGGCAGTGTCGAAAAACGTGATCAGCTGCTGAAGGCGACGGCGCAGTGGCTAGCGGATGAATATGACGATAAAGCCAGCCCCGCCGGTTGGCATGCGAAGAGTGAAACACATACCGCGGCCATCGATGGTTTGACTCTGCAAATCTATGGTGAACTCTTACGGGCTGAAGCCGAAGCCGGGTTTGTCCTTCCTGCTCGCATAGCCAACCAGATACCTGAGTACCTGGCGAAGTGCGTCGAGCGCGATTTGAACTTTCCCTCCGATAGCGGTGAGTTCGCGGCTATCTTCACCGACCATCTTGGGCAGACATATATGGCGCGAGAGGCTTTGGGGTTTCTTTGGTATCCGTGGGCGATGAACTCAGCCCAACTTTGGCTGCTGCGGGCGGAGAAGCTGGGAGCGCCGAAGGAAGACCAGGTGCGTGTCAGGCGCGCGCTCGGTCACCTGGTCAACGGCTTGGGAAACGACGCGGTTAGCAAGTACAAATCGGAATGGACGTTTCAAGCAGCGGAAACTTTGTATGGGTTATCGGCGATTCCGCCGCAGTAG
- a CDS encoding TRAFs-binding domain-containing protein encodes MHTPERDLPKNLHELIESLAENTYNIHARQRLANAKSSAARSATAFPPYEELPDAEKQDHRNTAVETLKLILNRGFKLEPPKLALPSEEGKGPKAAETATLALIDAVNLPSAIALWLSHDPEEWAQTPEIYRRLGRRVLKLGEPLLAYDILTEGLKNEPADVGMRQQVALSLARSGATQRSNAILTQLRAEGHRDEETLAILARTHKDLWTHATVKTERTRQLKLAHKFYLESYKLNRGYYSAINTATLALLLGKKDEAGALAQQARSACLAEIKTLPANSEHRYWPLATLGEACLILRRFSEAEDWYAQAAKAGRGNYAELSSTRRNARLLLNHLQRDSTSIEQALKIPDIVVFAGHLIDQAERAAPRFPAQLEPAVREAIQKQVKKIAPGFGYASGACGSDILFLEAMLERGSEANVVLPFAKEQFIQDSVAFAGSEWLQRFESVLERATTVITASSERIEEGSMSFEYANLLLYGLADIRARQLETDLVPLAVWDQKPGDGPGGTASAVAHWRNLGRDVQVIDLAKILKRGMPVGSGKQRSVSPSPRAERGLGGEVATRVNPTPDPSPHAGTAETLPTRIMAMLFADAVNFSKLTEQQIPLFLNHFLGAIGKLISTSPHAPSIKNTWGDGLYFVFADVRDAGLFALDLCELMVSTDWSKKGLPKAINLRIALHAGPVYSCVDPVTGLASFTGTHVSRAARIEPITPPGQVYASQAFAALSAAQGVTEFTCDYVGQTPLAKGYGTFATYHVRNANTHSRASKRTK; translated from the coding sequence ATGCACACGCCGGAACGCGATCTTCCAAAAAACCTGCACGAACTGATCGAAAGTCTCGCTGAGAATACCTACAACATTCACGCGCGGCAGCGGTTGGCGAATGCCAAGTCGTCAGCTGCCCGTTCGGCGACGGCGTTCCCGCCCTACGAAGAACTTCCGGACGCGGAAAAGCAGGACCACCGCAACACCGCGGTCGAGACGCTCAAGCTGATTCTCAATCGGGGCTTCAAGCTCGAGCCGCCGAAATTGGCTTTACCGAGTGAAGAAGGGAAAGGGCCGAAAGCGGCAGAGACGGCGACCCTCGCTTTGATCGATGCAGTGAACCTGCCGAGCGCAATTGCGCTGTGGCTGTCGCATGATCCGGAAGAGTGGGCGCAGACACCGGAGATTTATCGCCGGCTGGGACGGCGCGTGCTGAAGTTGGGCGAGCCGCTTTTGGCTTACGACATCCTGACTGAAGGTTTGAAGAACGAGCCGGCGGATGTGGGGATGCGCCAGCAAGTCGCGCTGTCGTTGGCGCGGAGCGGGGCAACGCAACGGAGCAACGCGATTCTGACGCAGCTTCGCGCCGAAGGTCACCGTGATGAAGAGACGCTTGCCATCCTCGCGCGCACGCACAAAGACCTGTGGACGCACGCGACGGTAAAGACTGAGCGCACCCGCCAACTAAAGCTCGCGCATAAGTTTTATCTGGAGTCCTACAAGCTGAATCGCGGTTACTACTCGGCCATCAACACGGCGACGCTGGCGCTGCTGCTTGGGAAGAAGGACGAAGCGGGTGCACTGGCGCAGCAGGCACGCTCAGCGTGTCTCGCGGAAATAAAGACGCTGCCCGCAAATTCTGAGCATCGCTACTGGCCCCTCGCAACTCTCGGCGAGGCCTGTTTGATTCTGCGACGTTTCAGCGAAGCAGAAGATTGGTATGCGCAGGCCGCCAAAGCGGGACGCGGAAATTACGCGGAGCTGAGTTCGACGCGTCGCAACGCGCGCCTCCTCCTGAACCATCTGCAACGCGATTCGACGTCAATCGAACAAGCGCTAAAGATTCCAGACATCGTCGTGTTCGCCGGGCATTTGATCGATCAGGCCGAGCGCGCCGCGCCCCGATTCCCTGCTCAACTTGAACCGGCAGTGCGCGAGGCGATTCAAAAACAAGTAAAGAAAATCGCACCCGGCTTTGGCTACGCTTCGGGAGCATGCGGATCGGATATTTTGTTTCTCGAAGCGATGCTCGAGCGCGGGAGCGAAGCGAACGTCGTGCTGCCGTTCGCGAAGGAGCAATTCATCCAGGACAGCGTGGCATTCGCCGGCAGCGAGTGGTTGCAGCGGTTCGAAAGCGTGCTCGAACGTGCGACGACTGTGATCACCGCGTCCAGCGAACGAATCGAGGAAGGCAGCATGTCTTTTGAATACGCCAACCTTCTGCTGTATGGACTGGCCGACATTCGCGCACGTCAATTGGAAACCGATCTGGTGCCCCTCGCGGTCTGGGATCAGAAACCCGGAGATGGTCCGGGTGGCACGGCCAGCGCAGTCGCGCATTGGAGGAACCTCGGCCGGGACGTTCAGGTAATCGACCTGGCGAAGATACTTAAGCGCGGGATGCCCGTTGGCAGCGGCAAACAACGCAGCGTCTCCCCCTCTCCGCGTGCTGAGCGGGGGTTGGGGGGAGAGGTTGCGACACGCGTCAACCCCACCCCCGACCCTTCCCCGCATGCGGGGACGGCGGAGACCCTCCCCACACGCATCATGGCGATGCTCTTTGCCGACGCGGTGAATTTCAGCAAACTCACCGAGCAGCAGATTCCGCTCTTCCTGAATCACTTCCTCGGCGCCATCGGAAAACTGATTTCGACTTCACCGCATGCGCCTTCGATTAAGAACACCTGGGGCGATGGTCTCTACTTCGTCTTCGCGGACGTCCGCGACGCCGGCCTGTTCGCGTTGGATCTGTGCGAGCTAATGGTGAGCACAGACTGGAGCAAGAAAGGACTTCCGAAGGCGATCAATCTGCGCATCGCACTTCATGCCGGGCCCGTTTATTCCTGCGTCGATCCGGTGACCGGCCTTGCGAGTTTCACCGGCACGCACGTCAGCCGCGCCGCGCGCATCGAACCCATCACGCCGCCGGGCCAGGTTTACGCGAGTCAGGCGTTCGCCGCGCTGTCCGCCGCCCAAGGCGTTACCGAATTCACTTGCGACTACGTCGGCCAGACTCCCCTCGCGAAAGGCTACGGAACCTTTGCGACCTATCACGTGCGCAACGCTAATACCCATTCACGCGCTTCAAAACGGACTAAATGA
- a CDS encoding DUF4190 domain-containing protein — translation MKSTKCPQCGFVGWADAESCKKCGAELTPQPDYPSDGSGPSETVYYAPPPGGFKRDLDQKMAVTAMVLGILNFLFLGIFGFTIIVGIVISVVALNYIKRYPHMYGGKSFAQTGLIMNIASGVLLIPVIVILSIALPNLQASRRAANEGSTIASLRKIHAAEGMYQSTTGRGDFGDIKDLHRDYLIDSDLASGTRSGYQFKVEAVKDTGDGSPGFTVVAVPVSYPYSGRRSFFMDETGVIRAADSQGMEATKYDPPVNFERDNPSNRSASRRSRTIEE, via the coding sequence ATGAAAAGCACGAAATGTCCACAGTGTGGATTTGTCGGTTGGGCCGACGCTGAGTCCTGCAAGAAGTGCGGCGCCGAACTGACACCGCAACCGGATTACCCTTCGGATGGGTCAGGACCCAGTGAGACTGTTTACTATGCGCCTCCCCCAGGCGGATTTAAGCGGGACCTGGACCAGAAGATGGCGGTAACCGCGATGGTTCTCGGGATTCTGAATTTTCTGTTCCTGGGCATCTTCGGCTTTACGATCATTGTCGGAATCGTGATCTCAGTGGTGGCGCTGAATTACATCAAGCGCTATCCCCACATGTACGGCGGCAAATCGTTTGCCCAGACCGGGTTGATCATGAATATAGCTTCGGGTGTGCTTCTGATTCCGGTCATAGTTATTCTCTCGATCGCGCTTCCGAATCTGCAGGCTTCACGACGAGCAGCGAACGAAGGTTCCACCATAGCGTCCTTAAGAAAGATTCACGCCGCTGAAGGCATGTATCAATCAACGACGGGTCGCGGCGACTTCGGAGACATCAAAGATCTTCACCGAGACTATTTAATTGACTCTGATTTGGCGAGCGGCACCCGAAGCGGTTATCAGTTTAAAGTTGAAGCCGTGAAAGACACAGGTGACGGTTCGCCAGGGTTCACGGTCGTTGCGGTTCCCGTCAGCTATCCATACTCCGGTAGACGTTCGTTCTTTATGGATGAGACCGGGGTTATTCGCGCCGCGGATAGTCAGGGAATGGAGGCAACAAAATACGATCCGCCGGTAAACTTTGAGCGCGATAATCCGTCGAATCGCTCTGCGTCACGCCGTTCACGGACCATAGAAGAGTGA
- a CDS encoding toll/interleukin-1 receptor domain-containing protein, with translation MSFLPDYEDDIFISYAHNDNQALLEGQRGWVDVFHQALERRLQVHLGAKAAIWRDPRLQGNEYFADTLVEQIPKVAILISILSPSYINSEWCRREMQMFSGIASETGGVRLGNKARIFKVEKIYVPLEKHPPELQGMTGYEFYYMDDHRARELSAESGPHAIEYWQRIDDVAQDIATLLQSLKAREASPDVQVFQETSGETIYLAETSSDLSPQRDNIKRELQERGHVVIPDRPLPLNGPELEEDVRHYLESSKLSIHLIGANYGVIPEAADRSVVCLQNDLAAERSQGNGSAANGFARLIWLPEGLETREERQRQFIEFLKCDATAQKGADVLQTSIEELKTYIQDKLRPKPKSVAANGNGNGNGNGHKTQEGPLRVYLVCDKQDYDAIAPVEEHLYNQGFEVTLPLFEGDEAEVREDHKESLLICDAVVIFYGNASEGWLRTKLRDLQKSPGYGRTKPMLAQAIYAGPPENPAKQRYRTREALLLRNFGDFTPDSLQPFIEEIQRAKR, from the coding sequence ATGAGCTTTCTCCCGGATTACGAAGACGACATTTTTATCAGTTACGCCCATAACGACAACCAGGCGCTCCTGGAGGGCCAGCGCGGGTGGGTCGATGTGTTTCATCAGGCGCTCGAGCGCCGGCTGCAAGTCCATCTCGGCGCCAAGGCAGCAATTTGGCGCGACCCGCGTCTGCAAGGTAATGAGTATTTCGCGGACACGCTGGTCGAGCAGATTCCCAAAGTCGCCATCCTGATTTCGATCCTTTCACCCAGCTACATCAATTCGGAGTGGTGCCGTCGCGAGATGCAGATGTTTTCGGGCATCGCGTCTGAGACGGGCGGCGTGCGGCTGGGAAACAAAGCGCGCATCTTCAAAGTCGAAAAGATTTACGTGCCGCTCGAAAAGCATCCGCCTGAGTTGCAGGGGATGACCGGCTATGAGTTCTACTACATGGACGATCATCGCGCGCGCGAGCTGTCCGCCGAAAGCGGTCCGCACGCCATTGAGTACTGGCAGAGGATCGATGATGTGGCCCAGGACATCGCCACGCTTTTGCAATCGCTAAAAGCGCGGGAAGCCAGTCCGGACGTGCAGGTCTTCCAGGAGACGTCGGGCGAAACGATTTATCTGGCAGAGACTTCATCGGATCTTTCCCCGCAACGCGACAATATCAAGCGTGAGCTTCAGGAGCGCGGTCATGTCGTTATTCCCGATCGGCCGCTGCCGTTGAACGGGCCGGAACTCGAAGAGGACGTGCGGCACTATCTCGAATCGTCGAAGCTCTCAATTCATCTGATTGGCGCGAACTATGGCGTGATTCCGGAAGCCGCCGATCGTTCAGTCGTCTGCCTGCAAAACGATTTGGCCGCCGAGCGAAGCCAGGGTAATGGCTCCGCGGCCAACGGCTTTGCGCGTCTTATTTGGCTGCCGGAAGGCTTGGAAACGCGTGAGGAGCGCCAGCGCCAGTTTATCGAATTCCTCAAATGTGACGCGACTGCACAAAAAGGCGCGGACGTCCTGCAAACCTCGATCGAAGAATTAAAAACTTATATTCAGGACAAGCTGAGACCGAAACCAAAGTCGGTGGCCGCAAATGGAAATGGAAACGGAAACGGAAACGGTCACAAGACCCAGGAAGGACCGCTCCGCGTTTATCTTGTTTGCGACAAGCAGGACTACGACGCCATCGCGCCGGTCGAGGAACATCTCTACAACCAGGGTTTTGAGGTCACGCTTCCGCTGTTCGAAGGCGACGAAGCGGAAGTCCGCGAGGATCACAAAGAGAGTCTTTTGATCTGCGATGCGGTCGTGATCTTTTACGGCAATGCGAGCGAAGGCTGGCTGCGCACGAAGCTCCGTGATCTGCAAAAGAGTCCGGGCTACGGACGCACGAAGCCGATGCTGGCGCAGGCAATTTACGCCGGCCCACCAGAAAATCCGGCGAAGCAGCGTTATCGCACCCGCGAAGCGCTGCTGCTCAGAAACTTTGGCGACTTCACTCCCGATTCTCTTCAGCCATTCATCGAGGAAATCCAAAGGGCAAAAAGGTAG
- the menC gene encoding o-succinylbenzoate synthase, with product MLISRIELREINLPLIHFFETSFGRTTTRRIILVRVADGDGAEGWGECTAGEGPFYSEEWAETAWPTLKEFLGPMVVGKQIDKAADVFDLMKSVRGHRMAKAAIETACWDLEARRVGQPLWRHLGGVQEEIACGVSIGIQESPDALLEKIDREVTAGYQRIKIKIKPGWDIDIVRKVRERFPQIRLSADANSAYSLNDVDLFRGLDEFDLMMLEQPMAHDDMFDHADLQKRINTAICLDESIKTPADAEHAIALGACRIINVKLGRVGGHAEAKRVEAIAREKDIPVWCGGMLESGIGRAHNIAMSTLAGFTLPGDVSASARYWHEDVIDPAVTVSPSGTIKAPDKPGIGFEVNQARIDRLTIRLETISA from the coding sequence GTGCTGATTTCCCGAATCGAACTTCGCGAAATAAACCTTCCTCTCATTCACTTTTTCGAGACTAGTTTTGGCCGGACTACCACGCGCCGAATAATTCTCGTGCGGGTTGCTGACGGCGACGGCGCAGAGGGTTGGGGCGAGTGTACCGCCGGTGAAGGCCCTTTCTATTCCGAAGAATGGGCCGAAACTGCCTGGCCCACACTGAAAGAGTTTCTGGGGCCCATGGTTGTTGGTAAGCAAATTGATAAAGCCGCTGACGTTTTCGATTTAATGAAAAGTGTGCGCGGCCATCGGATGGCCAAAGCCGCTATCGAAACCGCATGCTGGGACTTGGAAGCGAGACGCGTGGGCCAGCCTCTGTGGCGACATCTCGGCGGGGTACAGGAAGAAATAGCCTGCGGCGTTTCGATTGGAATCCAGGAGTCACCGGACGCGCTGCTGGAAAAAATCGACAGGGAAGTAACCGCCGGATACCAGCGAATCAAGATCAAGATCAAACCGGGTTGGGACATCGACATCGTGCGTAAGGTGCGTGAGCGGTTTCCGCAAATTCGGCTTTCGGCTGACGCGAATTCGGCTTATTCGCTGAATGATGTTGACCTGTTCAGGGGGCTGGACGAATTCGACCTGATGATGCTGGAACAGCCAATGGCACACGATGACATGTTCGATCACGCGGATTTGCAGAAACGAATCAACACTGCGATTTGCCTCGATGAATCGATCAAAACACCGGCGGACGCTGAACATGCGATCGCCCTGGGCGCGTGTCGCATCATCAATGTGAAACTCGGCCGCGTTGGCGGGCATGCCGAGGCAAAGCGCGTCGAAGCTATCGCGCGTGAGAAAGACATTCCCGTTTGGTGCGGCGGCATGCTCGAGTCCGGCATTGGCCGCGCGCACAACATCGCCATGTCAACGCTGGCCGGATTCACTCTGCCCGGCGATGTTTCGGCCAGCGCGCGCTACTGGCACGAAGATGTGATCGATCCTGCCGTAACAGTCTCGCCGAGCGGCACGATTAAAGCGCCGGACAAACCGGGCATCGGGTTCGAAGTGAATCAGGCGCGCATCGATCGCCTCACTATCCGATTAGAAACAATTTCCGCCTGA
- a CDS encoding M20 family metallopeptidase: protein MKRMKTLMTSPDKQLKFLREYFISRQPDLLAFTRALVETESPSGDEAGSRDVVSLVVAQAKTIAAVNSVERIAFPGFGEHVRITAFADINQERPIVLLGHTDTVHPRGSIMKSPWRTDGNRIYGPGIFDMKSNCALALELLRAFEATGTRPSRPITVLLMCDEESGSVHGRAVVEAEARNAHAALVLEPSASGGRVKTGRKGTGMFTVEVHGRAAHAGLDPEKGVNAVLELARQTVRLHELNDPANGTNVTVTILNGGTASNVVPALATAEVDMRFTSVDLGVAVESDVLNLKPFDPRAQVLVTGGINRPPLERTPKVGELFELARGLAARLDFELGETSVGGGSDGNFVGALGVPVLDGLGIEGDGAHAAHEHIMTDNIATRAAMLAGLIASL, encoded by the coding sequence ATGAAGCGAATGAAAACGCTAATGACCTCTCCTGATAAACAATTGAAGTTTCTCCGCGAGTATTTCATTTCTCGCCAGCCCGATCTGCTCGCGTTCACTCGCGCGCTCGTGGAAACGGAATCTCCTTCGGGCGACGAAGCAGGCAGCCGAGACGTTGTTTCCCTCGTTGTCGCCCAGGCGAAGACCATCGCCGCAGTAAATTCAGTTGAGCGAATTGCGTTTCCCGGTTTCGGCGAGCACGTTCGCATCACTGCATTCGCGGATATCAATCAAGAGAGGCCGATTGTCCTTCTCGGCCACACCGACACGGTCCACCCGCGCGGTTCAATAATGAAAAGTCCGTGGCGCACGGATGGGAATCGCATCTACGGACCCGGCATCTTTGATATGAAATCGAATTGCGCGCTCGCGCTCGAACTGCTGCGCGCGTTTGAAGCAACGGGCACCCGGCCCTCTCGTCCAATTACTGTGCTTCTCATGTGCGACGAGGAGAGCGGCAGCGTCCACGGCCGCGCCGTCGTCGAAGCTGAGGCGCGGAATGCGCACGCCGCACTGGTGCTCGAACCTTCGGCGAGCGGAGGTCGCGTAAAGACAGGTCGAAAGGGCACCGGGATGTTCACCGTCGAGGTCCACGGGCGCGCGGCCCACGCCGGCCTCGATCCGGAAAAAGGCGTCAACGCCGTGCTGGAACTTGCACGGCAAACTGTCCGCTTGCACGAATTGAATGATCCGGCGAACGGCACGAATGTCACTGTCACGATTCTTAACGGCGGGACGGCTTCGAATGTCGTTCCCGCGCTGGCGACTGCGGAAGTAGACATGCGGTTTACGTCTGTAGACCTGGGCGTTGCGGTTGAGTCAGACGTGCTGAATCTGAAACCCTTTGACCCGCGTGCCCAGGTATTAGTCACGGGCGGAATCAATCGCCCCCCGCTGGAGCGAACGCCGAAGGTTGGCGAGCTTTTTGAGCTTGCCCGCGGCCTCGCCGCAAGATTGGACTTTGAACTGGGCGAGACCAGCGTCGGCGGCGGCTCAGATGGAAATTTCGTTGGCGCGCTGGGCGTCCCGGTCCTGGACGGATTAGGGATTGAAGGCGACGGCGCGCACGCCGCTCACGAGCACATTATGACGGACAACATCGCGACGCGCGCGGCCATGCTGGCGGGACTTATCGCTTCGCTTTAG
- the xth gene encoding exodeoxyribonuclease III, with protein sequence MKIATWNVNSILARLPHVTRWLEKEKPDVLCLQETKCSDDKFPLLEIKAAGYDCVLFGQQSYNGVAILSKAGCASVQRGYPEDDATSHSRLLAADVAGIRIVDVYVPNGQVVGSDKFQFKLKWMQRLRELLDQSYDTSTPVLLCGDFNVAPDERDVHDPRLWQNRILFSPAEREALQHIKDWGFTDTFRMHTEAGGHYSWWDYRAGAFRRNLGLRIDHVWVSAPLASRSLKTWIDKEPRSWERPSDHAPVVAEFS encoded by the coding sequence ATGAAAATCGCTACCTGGAACGTCAACTCAATCCTCGCGCGTTTGCCGCACGTCACCCGCTGGCTGGAAAAAGAGAAGCCGGACGTTCTCTGCCTGCAGGAAACAAAGTGTTCGGACGATAAGTTTCCGCTGCTTGAAATTAAAGCCGCGGGATATGACTGTGTGCTGTTTGGCCAGCAGAGCTACAACGGCGTCGCGATCCTTTCCAAAGCGGGTTGCGCTTCGGTTCAGCGCGGCTATCCCGAAGACGACGCCACCAGCCATTCGCGTCTGCTGGCGGCCGACGTTGCGGGCATTCGCATCGTCGATGTGTATGTCCCGAACGGGCAGGTCGTCGGCTCAGACAAGTTTCAATTCAAGCTGAAGTGGATGCAGCGGCTGCGCGAGTTGCTCGATCAAAGCTACGACACGTCCACTCCAGTTCTGCTTTGCGGAGACTTTAATGTCGCGCCCGACGAGCGCGACGTGCATGATCCGCGGCTTTGGCAAAACCGGATCCTGTTCAGCCCCGCGGAAAGGGAAGCGCTTCAGCACATTAAAGACTGGGGCTTCACCGACACTTTTCGCATGCACACCGAAGCGGGCGGGCATTATTCGTGGTGGGACTATCGCGCCGGCGCGTTCCGTCGCAACCTCGGCCTGCGAATCGATCACGTTTGGGTTTCGGCGCCGTTAGCCTCGCGAAGCCTAAAGACCTGGATTGATAAAGAACCACGCAGTTGGGAACGCCCGTCCGATCACGCGCCGGT